The sequence GGACGGCTGGAGGTCGTCGGCCGCAAGCCGTGGGTCGTCCTCGACGGCGCCCACGACGAGGTCTCGGCGCGCGCGCTGGCCTGCTCGGTGATTGACCTGTTCCCGCATCGGCGGTTGATCCTCGTGCTCGGGCTGTCGCGGGACAAGGACATGCGCGCGGTGGGCTCGCATCTATGTCCCATCGCCGACCGCGCGATATTCACCGCGGCCCGCTTGCCGCGCGCGGCCAGCCCGCAGGAGCTGACCGCGACGCTGGGGGACCTGTGCCCGGACTGTCACACCGCCCCGGACGTGGCCGCGGCCCTCGCTGCGGCGCTTGCCAGTGCGGGCGAAGATGACCTGGTGCTGGTAACCGGCTCGCTCTACGTCGTAGGCGAGGCGATGGAGGCGCTGGCGGCCCAGGGAAGCCCGCCGTAGGCTAGTTCCTGGATGCGGTGGGCGAGGCGCTTGAGAAGGAAGTCCCGGTTGTACCGAGGGGGTTCGGTTCCATTCAGGTCTCGCCAGCGGTCTTTCAACTCGGCGGCAGACAGCCCGCCGAGGGCGGCGATCTGCTTCAGCATGCTGCTACTCATGTGTCTCCACCTCCGACCTGGCGGCTAGGCCAAAGGCCGCCGTGGCGGTCAAAGACCTAGCCATTTCGACACATTCATCCCTCGGTTGCCGAGGAACATCAAGAGGTTTCCCTTCGACAGAGTTCACCCTGAGCGGAGCCGAAGGGCTCAGGGCAGGCTTTCTCTCGTCCGCCGCCCTCAGACGGCGGCGAAGGATGCCCCTGGCCAGCAGGGAGGCCGCCTCCTCAAGCCGCTCGGCCGGGGACATCACCTCGGGGCCTGGGCTTCGTAGCCCGCCCAAGGCGGGCGAAGTAGGCTCCAGTGGGTTAGGCACGTTCTCGCTCCTCGCCAGTCATCGCGACTCAGACCTGGTGGTGCGAGCGGCTAGGTCTGCCGTGCAGACCGCCGTGGCGGCCCTCTGGGCCTAGCCAGGGGTCTGCTGACCGCCTTCGCCCAGTAGATACTTACCGGACGGAGGTTCGAAGTGTCGGAGTGGTCAGCGTGTCCGAATCGAACCCTGAGAGCGAGCGAACGTTGACAGCCAGCCCTTCATCATGATAGCCTCAGGGTGGCTGACCGCCGAAAAAACCATAGTCCGACAGCAGGATAACGCCATCAGCCCTTGCGCGCCTGCTTCCTGCCATCCGAAGTGCTGGGTGGCGAGAAGCAGGCGCGTTCGGTTCTCGATTGGGCTTGGTGCGTAAGTCGGAGGCGTAACACAGATACCGGAGCGGCGCAATGAAGAGCCATTACGAGACGAACCGCCAGAACTGGAACGAACGAACACCTATTCATGTTCGCTCGAGATTCTATGACCTCGACGGGTTGCGAGCCGGACGGAATGCGCTCTTGCCGATCGAACGCGCAGAACTGGGCGAAGTCGCGGGGAAATCTCTTCTGCACCTGCAATGCCACATAGGGGATGACACGCTGTCGTGGGCGCGCTTGGGAGCGCAAGTCACCGGCGTAGACTTCTCCGACGAGGCCATCAGCGTTGCGTGTGGACTACGGGACGAACTCGGTCTCGAGGCGAGGTTCATCTGCCCGAATATCTACGACCTTCCGGATGTGCTGGAAGAGGAATTCGATATTGTCTTCACTTCCTATGGTGTGCTCTGCTGGCTTCACGACGTTCCACGCTGGGCAGAGATAGCGGCCAGTTATGTGAAGCCAGGTGGACACTTCTACCTTGCCGAGTTCCATCCACTGGCAGTATCAGTCTGCGACAACGGGGTTGAAGGCGAGACCTTCCGAATGACCTTCCCCTATTTCCCGCA comes from Armatimonadota bacterium and encodes:
- a CDS encoding DUF2924 domain-containing protein, translated to MSSSMLKQIAALGGLSAAELKDRWRDLNGTEPPRYNRDFLLKRLAHRIQELAYGGLPWAASASIASPTT
- a CDS encoding class I SAM-dependent methyltransferase, whose protein sequence is MKSHYETNRQNWNERTPIHVRSRFYDLDGLRAGRNALLPIERAELGEVAGKSLLHLQCHIGDDTLSWARLGAQVTGVDFSDEAISVACGLRDELGLEARFICPNIYDLPDVLEEEFDIVFTSYGVLCWLHDVPRWAEIAASYVKPGGHFYLAEFHPLAVSVCDNGVEGETFRMTFPYFPQPEPVYCEPGPTYTDGESTTRTGTYEWPYSLGQVVTALCDAGLRIEFLHEHPCSAYPILPGMRKDDDGLWWRETNDLPLMFSIRARKDA